In the Enterococcus rotai genome, TCGGTTAGGGTATTGGTTTGAGCAACTGTTTTAAACCAATGCCCAGATTTTTTGATTGTCTTGATTTGCGTATGGATATTGGTAGAGATAAAGCCGTAGCGGTTCTTATAGGCATTCGCCCAAGACCAACAATCGATTGGTGTCCATAAATGGTAGCCAAAACAGTTCGATCCTTCTTCGATCCCTTGATGAACCCATTCTAAATGCTCCCGAATAAAATCAATACGATAGTCGTCTTCGACAACACCTACTTCATTCATAAATCGTTCCTCGCCTGAAATCCCCATACCATTTTCAGAAACAAACCATGGAATATTTTTATAATTATCACGAATATTGATAGCAATATCATATAACGCTTTTGGATAGATTTCCCAGCCTCGATCAATATTCATGCGACGTCCTGGCATATTGTATTCATCAAAATAGCGATTCGGTAACCAAGCACCAACACTATTTGGTGCAATATCAGGTGCTTTTACACGATTAGGATGATAGAAGTTAACACCCAATACATCGATCGTATTCTCTTTGATCAAAGCTAATTCTTCTGGTGTACTTTCCCAAAGGACACCATCTTTTCTGAATAACTCAACCAACTCTTGCGGAAATTCCCCATGAACAGCCGTATCTAAAAACATCCGATTATTAAATAACTCTGCACTATTCGCTGCAGCTAAATCTTCTGGACTATCAGAAGCTGGATAAGTCGGTGTTAGGTTTAAAATGATCCCAATTCTTCCCCCATCGTTTTGCAAGCCCATTTTTCTGAACGCTTGGATTACTTTTGCAGAAGCTAAATTCAAATTATACGCTACTTGAACTGCCTTTTTTCCATCAACGATTTTGGGATAGTGAAATTGGTGTAAGTATTCTCCTTCAACCACAACGATTGGCTCATTATGTGTAAACCAGTCTTTGACACGATCGCCAAATAGCTCAAAGCATCTTTCAGCAAATTTCACATATAAATCAACCACATGTTTTGATTCCCAACCACCATATTTGTGATACAATTCCACAGGCAAATCAAAATGATGTAAGTTCATGACAGGTCTGATTCCCGCTGCAATAAACTCATCGATCACATCATTATAAAAACGAACAGCTTCTTCATTGACCGTTCCTGTTTCAAAATCGTCGATCAAACGTGTCCATTGGATCGATGTCCGAACGCTATTTAACCCAATTTCTTTCATCAACGCAATATCTTCTTTATAGCTGTTGTAAAAATTAGAGGTAACATCCGGTCCTACTTGATCATAAAAATCTGTTGGCTCAATTTCATACCAATAATCGAACATATTCGCATGTTTTTTATTAAATCGCCCTTCACTTTGTGGTCCTGATGTCGCAGCACCCCACCAAAAATCCTCTTTAAATGTTCGTTGCATAACGGTCCCTACTTTCATCGAATTATTTTTCAATCCTCGTATTCCCCATCATTATAAAGCCAAAAACGACAAATGTCTATACTTTTAATTTAAAAAACATACAAAAAAAGACAAGACTGATTTCATCTTATCTTTTTAACAAATTTATTAAAGAATCAATTGTTTGCGCTCATTATAATATTCTTTATAAGCTAAATAAGTTGCAATAACCGAGCCAATACTAGTTGCCGAAAGTAGCATAAACGTTACCATAATCTGATACTTGATTGCATGTACTGGATCGACTCCAGCAAAAATCAGTCCAGACATCATCCCAGGTAAACTAACGATACCAACTGTTTTGGCGGAATCAATCGTCGGTGCCATCCCCGTTCGGATACTTGCTCTAACAATTGAACGAGAAGCTAACTTAATATCTGCACCTAACGCCAATTTTTCAAGCACAGCTTGCCTTTGATCATGGAACAAACTATCCATATTTCGATAACATAAGCCAATCGCAATCATTGAATTACTTGCAATCATCCCACTGATGGGAATGATTTGCGAAGGAATAAAACGAATTGCACCTGATAAAACTAAGACACCGATCGTCACTCCCGTACTACAAGAAATCGCTAATAATGAAATCCAAAAACCATTTTTCAAATGATTGCTACGTTTCCCCGCATTTAACGCGGCATTAACAATAATGATCCCAGCCATGACGATGGTCAAAATCACATTATCTAGTTGAAAAACATATTTAAGGAGATACCCAACTAAAACAAGTTGAATGATCGCTCGACACACACTAATAATGATATCCTTGGTAAAACCTAATTTTTCTTTATAACTGATCAGTAATGCTACTATCACTAGCATTCCAGCAAATAAAAGCGACAAATCATTCACGGCTAAGTTCATTCAGTTTCCTCCAATCTACCTGCTACGATTTTTTTAACGATCGTGGCTTGGGCAATCTCCTCTGGATCATGCGTTACGCGAATCAGTGTAATGTTTTTCTCCTGATTTAGTTGCAGTAACCAGTTATTAACAATTGCTTTACTCTCTTCATCTAACCCCGCTGTCACTTCGTCCAACAGTAACACTTCAGGTAGAAAAATCACATTGCGGATCAAAGCTACACGTTGTTTTTCACCCCCTGATAATTCAGTGATTTTTTTATCAAGATAACTTTCAGGTAGTTTGACTTCTTTTAACAAGTTCAATACATGACTTTCTTGAAATTCTTTTTTACGTACTTCATAAGGAAACATAAAATTATCCCGTACGGTTTCGCCAAATAGTGAAGGTTGTTGAAAACAGTAGGAAACCTGCATGCGGTAATTTTCTGGAGTTAGCGTTTCAATGTCTTGATCTTTGAAGCATATCTTTCCTTTAGTTGGTGTTAGCAAGGACGCTAAGATCTTGAGTAAAGTGCTTTTCCCACTGCCGGATGGTCCTGTGATGGTTGTGTGGCTGCCTTTTTCAAACGATGTGGTGATATCGTTTAGGATTAATTGTTTTTGGTGTTGAAAAGAGATATGTTCAGTTTTTAACAAGTTTAATCATTCCTTTTGATTGTTATTAAGAAAATGTCCTAAATTCTTATTTTTAAAAATAATTTTTTCTATTTGAAGCTCTTCCTTACTACCTTGCCATAACGATAATTCATCCATAATTTTTTCAGGATATTTTTTACTGATATCCCTTAGCGCATTTCCGCATGATTTTCTGACGTATTCACTGTCGTCATTTTTAAGTGTTGACAGCAAACGGATAGCACTATCAGGATTATCTTTAAAATAAGGACGGCTCGTCCAAATTCTTAACCCTTCTGAAACAGCTCTTCTAGTATTACTATTTTCAAAGTTTAACCATTCTTTTATCGTCACTAGCGCTTCTTCATAGCCTATTTCTTTACAAAAATGATCAAATGCCATCCCTAAAATTTCTTGCACTCGCCAATTGTCATCTTTTGAGACATTCTTTTTCAAGAAATTTAATACCTCACGATTGTTTGATGCACGCTTTCCAAACAGAAAAACAGCAACCATTCGTATTTGATAAATTTCAGATGCATATAACGTAAATGCTAGCTCCTCTAATTCCTTTTCTGTCCGCTCTTTTTCAAGTGAATCGGCTAAGTGTTCCATTGGTTTAAATCCATTAGGAACGTTGGCTATTTCTTTCAACTCTTCTTCTAACGTCATTTTATGCTCCTTTCACTTTTCTGGTTACTTTGAGAAAAAATCAGTTCAACTATATTTTCTGACAGTTTGCTTGTCTTCATGCTATTCACTCACTACCAAAGAATCGCTCCTAAAATAGTTTATATAATTAGTATAAAACAAAAAAACTGTAAACAAAACTCCCGATTTAGAAGTTTGTCTACAGTATGATGCTACACAGTGTCTACTTAGCTCTCGGAGTTTAACTCTTTTCTACCAAAAGCATCGCTGTTGCCCTTAAACTATCAAGTTCCTTTTACAAATACTTATCTTCTTTCCAAAATTCACTTTCTCTAAATAAAAAATTTCTCTATCTTTGGAATCCACTTGATGACTCTGTATATAAATGCTTTTTCATATTTAAGTATGAGGATATCTAATCTTCATTTTATATTTTTGGGTGTAAATTGTATCTAGATATGTAGTGAGTCGATTAATTTTTTCTTGATCAATCGTTGAATCCCAAACAAAAGTAGGGATATCTTTTTTTAGCCATCTAGTCAAGCTAACATCCGTAACCAAAAAGTCAACCTTGTTAGAAGTGTAAGGTAGGAAAGTCACTGGAAATGAAAGGTTCTTAATCAACATCTCTTCAAAAAATTCTTTTTGAAACACACTAGAGTGAGAATAGAGCGCAATATTTAAAGCTGGACGTTTACTTTTCATTAATTCCGAAATAAGTAGCAAATAGAACGTACATAGCGCATCTTTTTGAGCATATAAAGGCTCTATAATAGTAACAGAAAAGAGCGTATCCAAAAAAGATAGAATAAGTTTATACTCGATAAATAAATCTATTTTCCCATAAGACGTATTCGTAAAACAAGGGACCGTTTCCACAGGACCAGGTAAATACAAATATCTACTATGGAGTGAAAGTAAATTGTAATAAAGATAAAAATATTCATTAACATCTAAAGCAATCTCGAGTTCAGCCATAAATCTCTCTATCCATTTTTCAGTAATCAAAGTAGCAGTATTTATTTTTAATCCAGAAAAGGCAGTTAATTTCAAAGTTGAAATTTGTTTTAATGGATAGATTTGGCTTGTAATGAGCGAAAAATATAAAAAGTTGGCTTCATAATGCCAAGTTTCCTCATCTAGCGTCAATAAAATCTGAAAATCTTTAGAAAAACCAAAAAAAAGAGAATAAAATTGTTCTTTGGAGAGCATAGGAAAAGCTGGCTCATTAAATTCATATTCTTCAGTAATGAAATAGCCCTTGTCGATACGGGACAATGTGACCGCAAGCCAAATAATTACCATGTTTGGCTTTGCTAAAAAAGTTTTTAGTTCCTCGTCACTTTTTTCAATTACCTCTTTTAGTTTATTAAATTCAATTTCCTCGAATGGCCATTTTAATACCTTGTAAGATTCCCAAAATAATGTGAAGTAAAAAAACCGAATGTTCTGTTCTTTACCCACGATACTATTAGACGTTTTTAAATCTAAACTTAAATTGTATTGCTGTAAAATTTGGTTTAGTTTTTTTGTTTGTCGATAAACAGTCGAGTAACTGTAAAAATACTTTGTCGCAAAACTATGTAAATCAAAGAAAGTACTATTGTAAATTTCAAGACAAAGATTAAATAAAATCGACTTTTCCAAATAATAAAGTAGAAAGTAATTGATATCGAAATCCTGTGCAACCGTCACAGTCAACGTATTATCATCATTTAAAACAATAGATATGTATTTTTCACACTCTAATTGTTTACTATCATTTACTAAAGACTTTAGGTTTTTGATAATAGTTCGTCTGTCTTTCGATAATTTGTTTGTGAAATCCGAAATAGACATAA is a window encoding:
- a CDS encoding ABC transporter ATP-binding protein, which translates into the protein MLKTEHISFQHQKQLILNDITTSFEKGSHTTITGPSGSGKSTLLKILASLLTPTKGKICFKDQDIETLTPENYRMQVSYCFQQPSLFGETVRDNFMFPYEVRKKEFQESHVLNLLKEVKLPESYLDKKITELSGGEKQRVALIRNVIFLPEVLLLDEVTAGLDEESKAIVNNWLLQLNQEKNITLIRVTHDPEEIAQATIVKKIVAGRLEETE
- a CDS encoding DNA alkylation repair protein, coding for MTLEEELKEIANVPNGFKPMEHLADSLEKERTEKELEELAFTLYASEIYQIRMVAVFLFGKRASNNREVLNFLKKNVSKDDNWRVQEILGMAFDHFCKEIGYEEALVTIKEWLNFENSNTRRAVSEGLRIWTSRPYFKDNPDSAIRLLSTLKNDDSEYVRKSCGNALRDISKKYPEKIMDELSLWQGSKEELQIEKIIFKNKNLGHFLNNNQKE
- a CDS encoding ABC transporter permease — its product is MNLAVNDLSLLFAGMLVIVALLISYKEKLGFTKDIIISVCRAIIQLVLVGYLLKYVFQLDNVILTIVMAGIIIVNAALNAGKRSNHLKNGFWISLLAISCSTGVTIGVLVLSGAIRFIPSQIIPISGMIASNSMIAIGLCYRNMDSLFHDQRQAVLEKLALGADIKLASRSIVRASIRTGMAPTIDSAKTVGIVSLPGMMSGLIFAGVDPVHAIKYQIMVTFMLLSATSIGSVIATYLAYKEYYNERKQLIL
- a CDS encoding helix-turn-helix domain-containing protein; this encodes MKVLLNKEFVFRLEILNSFPRGNNMVMSISDFTNKLSKDRRTIIKNLKSLVNDSKQLECEKYISIVLNDDNTLTVTVAQDFDINYFLLYYLEKSILFNLCLEIYNSTFFDLHSFATKYFYSYSTVYRQTKKLNQILQQYNLSLDLKTSNSIVGKEQNIRFFYFTLFWESYKVLKWPFEEIEFNKLKEVIEKSDEELKTFLAKPNMVIIWLAVTLSRIDKGYFITEEYEFNEPAFPMLSKEQFYSLFFGFSKDFQILLTLDEETWHYEANFLYFSLITSQIYPLKQISTLKLTAFSGLKINTATLITEKWIERFMAELEIALDVNEYFYLYYNLLSLHSRYLYLPGPVETVPCFTNTSYGKIDLFIEYKLILSFLDTLFSVTIIEPLYAQKDALCTFYLLLISELMKSKRPALNIALYSHSSVFQKEFFEEMLIKNLSFPVTFLPYTSNKVDFLVTDVSLTRWLKKDIPTFVWDSTIDQEKINRLTTYLDTIYTQKYKMKIRYPHT
- a CDS encoding glycoside hydrolase family 1 protein, translated to MQRTFKEDFWWGAATSGPQSEGRFNKKHANMFDYWYEIEPTDFYDQVGPDVTSNFYNSYKEDIALMKEIGLNSVRTSIQWTRLIDDFETGTVNEEAVRFYNDVIDEFIAAGIRPVMNLHHFDLPVELYHKYGGWESKHVVDLYVKFAERCFELFGDRVKDWFTHNEPIVVVEGEYLHQFHYPKIVDGKKAVQVAYNLNLASAKVIQAFRKMGLQNDGGRIGIILNLTPTYPASDSPEDLAAANSAELFNNRMFLDTAVHGEFPQELVELFRKDGVLWESTPEELALIKENTIDVLGVNFYHPNRVKAPDIAPNSVGAWLPNRYFDEYNMPGRRMNIDRGWEIYPKALYDIAINIRDNYKNIPWFVSENGMGISGEERFMNEVGVVEDDYRIDFIREHLEWVHQGIEEGSNCFGYHLWTPIDCWSWANAYKNRYGFISTNIHTQIKTIKKSGHWFKTVAQTNTLTDK